The Leptotrichia trevisanii DSM 22070 genome includes a region encoding these proteins:
- the obgE gene encoding GTPase ObgE, whose amino-acid sequence MFIDESVITVISGNGGDGAATFRREKFVQFGGPDGGDGGKGGDIVFIADPNINTLVDFKSSKKFKAQDGTKGSAARSTGKSGEDLIIKVPVGTMIRDFETNKLLLDLDNPNEKVIFLKGGDGGRGNIHFKSSVKKAPRIAESGREGVELKIKLELKLLADVALVGYPSVGKSSFINKVSAARSKVASYHFTTLKPKLGVVRMGDEESFVVADVPGLIEGAHEGVGLGDRFLKHIERCKLIVHIVDISGLDGRDPKEDFVKINHELKNYSEKLSQKRQIVVANKIDMLYEDEKYDEFEKFVKENGAEYVYPVSVIANDGLKPVLSKAWELIQEIPREELEEVHSVEELIQENNKKDDWIVKKTADNVFEVDGRIVDDVLKKYVFIGEEGIINFLQKMRSLGMETELEKAGVEEGDIIIIAGYEFEYVI is encoded by the coding sequence ATGTTTATAGATGAAAGTGTAATTACGGTAATTTCTGGAAACGGAGGGGACGGAGCGGCTACATTCAGACGTGAGAAATTTGTGCAGTTTGGAGGGCCTGATGGCGGAGATGGCGGAAAAGGCGGAGATATTGTCTTTATTGCTGATCCAAATATTAACACGCTTGTGGATTTTAAGAGCAGTAAAAAATTTAAGGCACAGGATGGCACAAAAGGCTCTGCTGCACGTTCTACTGGAAAATCAGGGGAAGACTTGATTATAAAAGTTCCAGTCGGAACGATGATTAGGGATTTTGAAACAAATAAACTGTTGCTTGATTTGGACAACCCAAATGAAAAAGTAATATTTCTGAAAGGTGGAGATGGCGGACGTGGAAATATCCATTTCAAGTCATCAGTAAAAAAAGCCCCACGAATAGCAGAAAGTGGACGTGAAGGAGTAGAATTAAAAATAAAGCTGGAGTTAAAACTGCTTGCAGATGTGGCTCTCGTAGGTTACCCAAGTGTTGGAAAATCAAGTTTTATTAACAAAGTTTCAGCTGCCAGATCAAAAGTTGCAAGTTACCATTTTACGACATTGAAGCCTAAATTGGGAGTTGTCAGAATGGGAGACGAGGAAAGTTTTGTAGTGGCTGATGTGCCGGGGCTTATTGAAGGGGCTCACGAGGGAGTGGGACTTGGAGATAGATTTTTAAAGCATATTGAAAGATGTAAACTGATTGTTCACATTGTGGATATTTCAGGGCTGGATGGACGTGATCCTAAGGAAGATTTTGTAAAAATAAATCATGAATTAAAAAATTATAGCGAAAAATTATCTCAAAAGCGGCAAATTGTAGTAGCAAATAAAATTGATATGCTTTACGAGGATGAAAAATATGATGAATTTGAAAAATTTGTGAAGGAAAATGGGGCAGAATATGTGTATCCAGTTTCTGTAATCGCAAATGATGGATTAAAGCCAGTTTTATCAAAAGCATGGGAATTAATTCAGGAAATACCTAGGGAAGAGCTGGAGGAAGTTCATTCTGTTGAAGAGCTTATTCAGGAAAACAATAAGAAAGATGACTGGATTGTCAAGAAAACAGCTGACAATGTATTTGAAGTGGATGGACGTATTGTGGATGATGTGCTTAAAAAGTATGTGTTTATCGGAGAAGAGGGAATAATAAATTTCCTTCAGAAGATGAGAAGTCTTGGAATGGAAACAGAGCTTGAAAAGGCTGGAGTTGAAGAAGGGGATATTATAATTATTGCTGGATATGAATTTGAATATGTGATTTAG
- a CDS encoding thermonuclease family protein, which produces MATKRRKRTGRSSKVGNEKLIAAIITVLIAIFGFAYNGVNSGLGKKRVKTSNSKKSTASRSAKNNSSNTKTVQNPTILKGYQAIKVSDGDTMNVQKVENGKFVGEVIKIRMFGIDAPEKSQDYGNESKQALEKLVSGKMLEIEEKNRDRYGRTVAVVYANGKNVNEEMVKAGNAWWYQEYDKNDTRMQAYQENAKKNKLGLFGKRGYVEPWNYRREKKAAATGKTKSK; this is translated from the coding sequence ATGGCAACAAAAAGAAGAAAAAGAACTGGAAGAAGTTCAAAAGTTGGAAATGAAAAACTGATTGCTGCGATAATTACTGTGTTGATTGCAATATTTGGGTTTGCATACAATGGGGTAAATTCAGGATTGGGTAAAAAAAGAGTGAAAACAAGTAATTCTAAAAAAAGTACAGCTTCAAGAAGTGCAAAAAATAATTCTTCAAATACTAAAACTGTGCAGAATCCGACTATTCTGAAAGGGTATCAGGCTATAAAAGTCAGTGATGGTGATACTATGAATGTTCAGAAAGTGGAAAATGGGAAATTTGTCGGAGAAGTTATAAAAATTAGGATGTTTGGAATTGATGCTCCTGAAAAGTCGCAGGATTATGGGAATGAGAGCAAGCAGGCACTGGAAAAGCTGGTAAGTGGGAAAATGCTTGAAATTGAAGAGAAAAATAGGGATAGATACGGCAGAACAGTGGCTGTAGTCTATGCTAACGGGAAAAATGTAAATGAGGAAATGGTAAAGGCTGGAAATGCGTGGTGGTATCAGGAATATGATAAAAATGATACTAGAATGCAGGCTTATCAGGAAAATGCCAAAAAGAATAAACTCGGACTGTTTGGAAAAAGAGGGTATGTAGAGCCGTGGAATTATAGAAGAGAAAAAAAAGCGGCAGCAACAGGCAAAACAAAAAGTAAATAA
- a CDS encoding trans-sulfuration enzyme family protein: MRFETKTIHGIRKEKKKELWGTNVNFASTFPVVEFGVTQEFEYSRVSAPTRNELEEILAALENGKYGYAFSSGMATTTSVFTMFEAGDHIILGQDIYGGTYRIIHDIYSKFGMEYTFVDTTDLDNIRNAIKGNTKAIFIETPSNPLLDVTDMRGVVEIAKQHNLITIADNTFMTPYLQKPLDFGIDIVIHSATKFLSGHHDLLAGVAITNDEELAEKIKFSQVAAGALISPFDSWLLMRSLKTLKLRVEAAQKNAEKLIEFFQSHDAVDKIYYPTLDTNKGKKIHESQAIGGGSVFSFTLKDDSKVKTFFESLNVALFAASLGGAETLVTHPSTITHAEMPDEEKEARGFTNSLIRIAVGFENIDDLIEDFKQALEK, from the coding sequence ATGAGATTTGAAACAAAAACGATACATGGGATAAGAAAAGAAAAAAAGAAGGAATTATGGGGAACGAATGTTAATTTTGCCTCAACTTTTCCTGTTGTAGAATTTGGAGTGACGCAGGAATTTGAATATTCAAGAGTTTCGGCACCTACGAGAAATGAACTTGAGGAAATACTTGCGGCATTAGAAAATGGGAAATATGGATATGCCTTTTCATCCGGAATGGCGACTACGACATCTGTGTTTACGATGTTTGAGGCTGGAGATCATATTATTCTGGGACAGGATATTTATGGTGGGACTTATAGAATTATTCACGATATTTATTCAAAATTCGGGATGGAATACACTTTTGTTGATACAACTGACTTGGATAATATCCGAAATGCGATTAAGGGAAATACAAAGGCCATTTTTATCGAAACTCCGTCAAATCCATTGCTTGATGTTACGGATATGAGAGGAGTTGTAGAGATTGCAAAACAGCATAACTTGATAACAATTGCAGATAACACTTTTATGACTCCATATTTGCAAAAACCGCTTGATTTTGGGATTGATATTGTAATTCATAGTGCAACTAAATTTTTATCTGGGCATCATGATTTGCTGGCTGGAGTTGCGATTACAAATGATGAGGAACTTGCGGAAAAAATTAAATTTTCACAAGTTGCAGCTGGAGCCTTAATTTCTCCATTTGACAGCTGGCTTTTGATGAGAAGTCTTAAAACATTGAAACTTAGGGTGGAAGCGGCACAAAAAAATGCTGAAAAACTGATAGAATTTTTTCAGAGCCATGATGCAGTTGACAAAATTTACTATCCGACTCTGGATACAAATAAAGGTAAAAAAATTCATGAAAGTCAAGCGATAGGTGGAGGTTCAGTATTTTCATTTACTTTAAAGGATGACTCAAAGGTAAAAACATTTTTTGAAAGTCTGAATGTGGCACTATTTGCTGCGAGTCTTGGTGGAGCAGAAACATTGGTAACTCATCCGAGTACAATAACTCACGCTGAAATGCCTGATGAAGAAAAAGAGGCTAGAGGATTTACAAATTCGCTTATAAGAATTGCAGTTGGATTTGAGAATATTGATGACTTGATTGAGGATTTTAAACAGGCATTGGAAAAATAA